In one Diabrotica virgifera virgifera chromosome 7, PGI_DIABVI_V3a genomic region, the following are encoded:
- the LOC114344468 gene encoding uncharacterized protein LOC114344468 isoform X1, whose protein sequence is MSGGLNGVQKIIKATYPLANYVHCYAHQMNLIMTSACSINKQARIFFSNLSGLCSFFSTSPQRTKILDELVNRRLPKSSQTRWNFQSRSVHTVHENRKDFIAVMDIIQSTSRDLSSINQANGYKLKLQDKDFVFWLFIFNKIMPHVEIIFHQLQKVCTDSVKVKKDLENFEAAIQGIREQMDVIIDNIQEEINTSQRQTDNDEPIKKGAN, encoded by the coding sequence ATGAGTGGTGGCttaaatggtgtgcaaaaaattattaaggCGACATATCCTCTTGCAAATTACGTTCATTGCTATGCACACCAAATGAATTTAATTATGACAAGTGCATGTTCCATCAATAAGCAGGCTaggatatttttttctaatttatctGGTTTGTGCTCATTCTTTTCAACGTCTCCTCAAAGAACAAAAATTTTGGACGAGTTGGTTAATCGCAGGTTGCCAAAATCTTCCCAAACACGTTGGAATTTTCAATCACGAAGTGTTCATACTGTTCATGAAAATAGAAAAGACTTCATTGCAGTTATGGACATTATACAAAGTACTTCACGTGATTTGTCTTCCATTAATCAAGCAAATGGTTACAAATTAAAGCTCCAGGATAAAGATTTTGTATtttggttatttatttttaataaaattatgccTCACGTAGAAATTATTTTTCATCAATTGCAAAAAGTATGCACTGATTCTGTCAAAGTGAAAAAAGATTTGGAGAATTTTGAAGCAGCAATTCAAGGTATAAGGGAGCAAATGGACGTCATTATTGATAATATTCAAGAAGAAATAAACACGTCACAGAGACAAACCGATAATGATGAACCAATAAAAAAAGGCGCGAATTGA